A part of Olleya sp. Bg11-27 genomic DNA contains:
- the purH gene encoding bifunctional phosphoribosylaminoimidazolecarboxamide formyltransferase/IMP cyclohydrolase, with translation MSNKTIKSALISVFSKEGLEPIVRELNKQGVTIYSTGGTETFIKNLGIAVVPVEDVTSYPSILGGRVKTLHPKVFGGILNRQNHDGDVKEMKDFDIPQIDVVIVDLYPFEKTVASGAPNQDIIEKIDIGGISLIRAAAKNYADVICVSSVDDYSEFLELITDKKGDLSEDDRKAFAAKAFNVSSHYDSAIFNYFNADHSIPALKISETNGKVLRYGENPHQKGFFFGNFDALFTKLHGKELSYNNLLDVDAAVNLIQEFKGEKPTFAILKHNNACGFAQRETVSQAYTDALAGDPVSAFGGVLISNTEIDAATATAIHNLFCEVVIAPSFSAEAESILKGKKNRILLVLKDSDFAEMTVRTCLNGVLVQDKNNKTDTVDDLKYVTDSKPTTAAIDDLIFASKICKHTKSNTIVLVKNKQLCASGTGQTSRVDALNQAIHKAQSFNFDLKDSVMASDAFFPFPDCVEIAGNAGITSVIQPGGSIKDQLSIDYCNANNIAMVMTGTRHFKH, from the coding sequence ATGAGCAACAAAACAATTAAATCTGCATTAATTTCGGTATTTAGCAAAGAGGGATTAGAACCTATTGTTAGAGAACTAAACAAACAAGGTGTCACTATCTACTCTACTGGTGGAACCGAAACTTTTATTAAAAATCTTGGTATTGCTGTCGTTCCTGTAGAGGACGTGACGTCTTATCCTTCTATTTTAGGCGGGCGTGTAAAAACGTTGCACCCTAAAGTTTTTGGTGGTATTTTAAACCGTCAAAACCATGATGGAGATGTCAAAGAGATGAAAGACTTTGATATCCCACAAATAGATGTCGTTATCGTAGATTTATATCCATTTGAAAAAACAGTAGCTTCAGGAGCTCCTAATCAAGATATTATTGAAAAAATAGACATTGGAGGTATTTCGTTAATCCGTGCTGCAGCCAAAAATTATGCTGACGTCATTTGTGTGTCTTCTGTAGATGATTATTCTGAATTTTTAGAGTTAATCACAGACAAAAAAGGTGATTTATCCGAAGACGACAGAAAAGCGTTTGCTGCTAAGGCTTTTAACGTATCGTCCCATTACGATTCTGCCATTTTCAATTACTTTAACGCAGACCATAGTATTCCTGCTTTAAAAATAAGTGAAACCAATGGTAAAGTACTACGTTACGGAGAAAACCCACATCAAAAAGGTTTTTTCTTCGGAAATTTTGATGCACTTTTCACTAAACTACATGGTAAAGAATTAAGTTACAATAATCTTTTAGATGTTGATGCTGCTGTAAATTTAATTCAAGAATTTAAAGGAGAAAAGCCAACATTTGCTATATTAAAGCATAACAACGCCTGTGGATTTGCGCAACGTGAAACCGTATCTCAAGCTTATACTGATGCTTTAGCTGGTGACCCTGTTTCTGCTTTTGGAGGTGTTTTAATCAGTAATACAGAAATAGACGCAGCAACAGCTACAGCTATTCATAATTTATTTTGTGAGGTTGTTATCGCACCTTCTTTTTCAGCTGAAGCTGAAAGCATTTTAAAAGGTAAGAAAAACAGAATCTTATTAGTTTTAAAAGATAGTGATTTTGCAGAAATGACGGTTAGAACATGTTTAAACGGTGTTTTAGTACAAGATAAAAACAACAAAACAGATACAGTAGACGATTTAAAATACGTTACAGACAGTAAACCTACAACTGCTGCTATTGATGATTTGATTTTCGCTTCAAAAATCTGTAAGCATACAAAATCTAACACGATTGTTTTAGTTAAAAACAAACAACTTTGTGCCAGTGGAACTGGACAAACTAGCCGAGTAGATGCTTTAAACCAAGCCATACATAAAGCACAATCTTTTAACTTTGATTTAAAAGACAGCGTAATGGCTAGTGATGCCTTTTTTCCTTTCCCAGACTGTGTAGAAATAGCAGGTAATGCAGGAATAACTAGTGTAATACAACCAGGAGGTTCTATTAAAGACCAATTAAGTATTGATTACTGTAATGCTAATAACATTGCAATGGTTATGACTGGTACACGTCATTTTAAACATTAA
- a CDS encoding GAF domain-containing protein: protein MTFETLKPQVETIVSNTTLSTDDKLLQICQLLDKNIAYYNWVGFYFKNGDKNELKLGPYVGAPTDHIIIPFGKGICGQVAVSNENFVVPDVAAQDNYIACSITVKAEIVIPIFVNGENLGQIDIDSNTPDPFTEEDERFLEFVCAKVATLF, encoded by the coding sequence ATGACTTTCGAAACTTTAAAACCTCAAGTTGAAACTATAGTTTCTAACACAACATTATCTACTGATGATAAATTATTACAAATTTGCCAACTATTAGATAAAAACATAGCATATTATAACTGGGTTGGTTTCTATTTTAAAAATGGAGACAAAAACGAACTTAAACTAGGGCCTTACGTTGGAGCACCTACAGATCATATAATAATTCCTTTTGGAAAAGGTATTTGTGGGCAAGTTGCAGTAAGTAACGAGAACTTTGTTGTACCGGATGTTGCCGCTCAAGACAACTATATTGCTTGTAGTATTACTGTAAAAGCAGAAATTGTAATACCTATTTTTGTTAATGGTGAAAACCTTGGACAAATAGATATAGATTCCAATACGCCTGACCCTTTTACAGAAGAAGATGAACGTTTTTTAGAATTTGTTTGCGCTAAAGTAGCAACCCTTTTTTAA
- the xrtF gene encoding exosortase family protein XrtF produces MKALLLKYKPVIKFIMTFLIVYGGLSLAYNFYLDLSKEGQYYPDYITYLVGNQTQNLLEVFGYNTQMLPHPEEPSIKVVVEGNYLARVIEGCNGTSIIILFMSFVIAFAGRFKTTFFYILVGSVLIYSVNLIRIVILSIGLYHYPWREELLHTVVFPAIIYGLVFLLWMFWVNRFSKINK; encoded by the coding sequence TTGAAGGCATTACTATTAAAATATAAACCTGTTATAAAATTCATAATGACCTTTTTGATCGTTTACGGAGGTTTAAGTTTGGCTTATAATTTCTATTTAGATTTATCTAAAGAAGGACAATATTATCCAGATTATATCACTTATTTGGTCGGAAATCAAACTCAAAACTTACTGGAGGTTTTTGGATATAATACGCAAATGTTGCCGCACCCAGAAGAGCCTTCTATAAAAGTTGTGGTAGAAGGTAATTATTTGGCTAGAGTTATAGAAGGTTGTAACGGTACGAGTATTATTATTTTATTTATGTCTTTTGTAATCGCCTTTGCAGGACGATTTAAAACGACCTTTTTTTATATTTTGGTGGGTAGTGTTTTGATATATAGTGTCAATCTAATTAGAATTGTTATTTTATCTATTGGTTTGTATCATTACCCGTGGCGTGAAGAACTATTACATACTGTTGTTTTTCCTGCTATTATTTACGGGCTGGTATTTTTACTATGGATGTTTTGGGTTAATCGTTTTTCTAAAATTAATAAGTAG
- a CDS encoding exosortase F system-associated membrane protein produces the protein MGMYSKYIGISLLFMLLVLVRWFQNELFYDPYLLFFQNDYLYIDSPRQETFKLVTNTALRFVINSGISLLILFMFFKDLSIVKFSALIYLFSFFILIMLYLYFVLDPKQEQYYLFFNVRRFLIQPILLLLLLPAFYYNRLNQ, from the coding sequence ATGGGGATGTATTCAAAATATATAGGGATCTCTTTGTTGTTTATGCTATTAGTATTGGTCCGATGGTTTCAAAACGAGTTGTTTTATGATCCTTACTTATTGTTTTTTCAAAACGATTATCTGTATATAGATTCTCCTAGGCAAGAAACGTTTAAATTAGTCACTAATACAGCATTACGATTTGTTATAAACTCGGGGATTTCTCTGTTGATTTTATTTATGTTTTTTAAAGATTTAAGTATTGTAAAATTCTCAGCTCTGATTTACCTTTTTTCTTTTTTTATTTTAATAATGCTTTACCTGTATTTTGTATTAGATCCTAAGCAAGAGCAGTATTATCTATTTTTTAATGTGAGACGGTTTTTAATTCAACCGATTCTATTGTTGTTATTATTACCTGCTTTTTATTATAACAGATTAAATCAATAA